The Methanothrix soehngenii GP6 genome has a window encoding:
- a CDS encoding 4Fe-4S dicluster domain-containing protein: MAWLVGYPREKINWHPTIDPEKCVKCGMCMNCGRNVYDWTEEGPVVARPNQCIVGCNTCANLCMGNAISFPEKETIREIYKREKIWSKVKKQLEEEGKIKTKQKSEEESGCCDGGCCS; this comes from the coding sequence ATGGCATGGTTAGTCGGATATCCGAGAGAGAAGATAAACTGGCACCCCACCATTGATCCCGAAAAGTGTGTGAAGTGCGGAATGTGCATGAACTGCGGAAGGAACGTATACGACTGGACAGAGGAAGGCCCAGTGGTGGCCAGGCCCAATCAGTGTATTGTGGGCTGCAATACCTGTGCAAATCTGTGCATGGGCAATGCTATCTCCTTCCCGGAAAAAGAAACGATAAGAGAGATCTACAAAAGAGAGAAGATCTGGTCTAAGGTGAAGAAGCAACTGGAGGAGGAAGGAAAGATAAAAACAAAGCAGAAGTCTGAAGAGGAGAGCGGTTGCTGTGATGGCGGGTGCTGCAGTTAA
- a CDS encoding DUF169 domain-containing protein, which translates to MAGAAVKQEGMTIATIEEIQEMGARMKAILGLSASPVGVRFLNAEEAVEGAKILDRHRYCQALMRARHGQNVVLDAEGISCPAAAQAFGFRPLPEPLRTGKGLVGFGIVSEEKVAQEMFEQMPHLEKGAIGQIHLFPLEKAEQLPDLVVVEDEVEKLMWIVLSYMHAQGGERVQSNTAVLQATCVDSTVIPYLEKRLNFSFGCYGCRDATDMASGEAVLGFPASYLPDIIQHLEYLNKKALPHSRGKHAFAALKNEQEGGQTVSCSSL; encoded by the coding sequence ATGGCGGGTGCTGCAGTTAAACAAGAAGGAATGACGATAGCTACTATTGAAGAGATTCAAGAGATGGGAGCCAGGATGAAGGCCATCCTGGGGCTCTCCGCCTCTCCCGTTGGAGTGCGGTTTCTTAACGCTGAGGAGGCAGTTGAAGGGGCGAAGATACTTGATCGGCATCGCTACTGCCAGGCACTCATGCGCGCCCGCCACGGCCAGAACGTGGTGCTGGATGCAGAAGGCATTTCCTGTCCGGCTGCTGCCCAAGCCTTCGGATTTAGGCCGCTGCCAGAACCACTGCGCACGGGAAAAGGCCTGGTGGGATTTGGAATTGTTTCCGAGGAGAAGGTGGCTCAGGAGATGTTCGAGCAGATGCCACATCTGGAGAAGGGGGCCATCGGGCAAATTCACCTCTTCCCTCTGGAGAAGGCGGAGCAATTGCCGGATCTGGTAGTGGTTGAGGACGAGGTAGAGAAGCTGATGTGGATCGTCCTCTCTTATATGCATGCCCAGGGAGGCGAGCGGGTGCAGAGCAACACCGCAGTTCTCCAGGCGACCTGTGTCGACTCCACAGTGATACCTTACTTGGAGAAGCGGCTGAACTTCAGCTTCGGCTGCTACGGCTGCCGCGATGCCACAGACATGGCCTCTGGCGAGGCGGTGCTGGGATTCCCGGCATCTTATCTCCCGGATATCATCCAGCATCTCGAATATCTGAATAAAAAGGCACTTCCCCATTCCAGGGGTAAGCACGCCTTTGCAGCGCTGAAAAACGAACAAGAAGGTGGGCAGACAGTCTCCTGCTCATCGCTATGA
- a CDS encoding ferredoxin, with the protein MTKVVIDREGCISCGTCWEDCPDFFEENPDDNLSQVVEKYRTGGLGEGEAPDDLLSCVVDASDACPAEVIHVI; encoded by the coding sequence ATGACAAAAGTAGTCATAGATCGCGAAGGCTGCATAAGCTGCGGCACCTGCTGGGAGGATTGTCCAGATTTCTTTGAGGAGAATCCCGATGACAACTTGAGCCAGGTAGTTGAGAAATACAGGACTGGGGGATTGGGTGAAGGCGAGGCACCGGATGACCTGCTGAGCTGCGTTGTAGATGCCTCAGATGCCTGCCCGGCAGAGGTTATCCACGTCATATGA
- a CDS encoding ABC transporter permease: MSTRAHGHGHFFTSTAVGPAILPWEARSKTLERLISSPVEVWALLLGGVFASFVFGLLISLIPLAIAVLMGVEVVHLLVFCLGMILATICFASLSILLSVYPPTDVLATVMMLSSLVRFPLVFISGVFVPVEEMPAWGQTIASASPLTYFIDLARYSTTGVSYYSLPIDLAVLVVFTLLFLVVSIKPHERFLPQLLS; this comes from the coding sequence ATGTCAACCCGGGCTCATGGGCATGGCCATTTTTTCACCTCCACGGCGGTAGGTCCTGCAATTCTGCCCTGGGAAGCGCGCTCCAAAACTCTGGAACGGCTGATATCCTCTCCTGTGGAGGTCTGGGCCCTTCTTCTAGGAGGCGTCTTCGCTTCGTTCGTCTTTGGATTGCTGATCTCCCTCATACCCCTGGCCATTGCCGTATTGATGGGCGTGGAAGTTGTGCACCTCCTGGTCTTCTGCCTGGGCATGATTTTGGCAACCATCTGTTTTGCATCGTTGAGCATATTGCTGTCAGTCTATCCGCCTACGGATGTGCTTGCCACGGTGATGATGCTATCCTCGCTGGTGAGGTTTCCCCTGGTCTTCATCAGCGGTGTTTTCGTCCCGGTAGAAGAGATGCCTGCATGGGGGCAAACCATTGCATCAGCTTCACCGCTAACCTATTTCATTGACCTGGCAAGATATTCGACAACTGGCGTAAGTTATTACTCGCTTCCCATAGATCTAGCCGTCCTGGTGGTGTTCACCCTGCTCTTCCTCGTGGTTTCCATAAAGCCTCACGAGAGGTTCCTGCCTCAGCTCCTGTCATAG
- a CDS encoding pentapeptide repeat-containing protein produces MKHALAIILVGLVLIFCSPLKALSESETVVAADDIMIKMRLGLPVEYENAVIKGNLTSDRLGMTAKQILRIPFEVKMPPSKQMQVNSSVVIKNSIICGRVDFNNTQFHKQVRFVNVFFVEYALFVNSTFNDDAAFDHSIFLKEGSFEGSRFDGKANFFQTRFNRPASFDGAKFGGVADFSLAQFHSVGNFASSQFSSDALFDKTDFKGEAKFIASQFNQDVEFNGTRFEKETSFEGAKFSGSAQFSESVFNESVDLNSVQLEKEVRFDRTQFEGPAFFAKAKFDDLVEFGDCNFLKNATFKESDFQVDAIFNNTTFLEPAEFSGSNFLGFADFGGSKFLYDADFSDSIFSGPADFSRTAFSDRVNFYNTQFKKNVHFESSQINTINLTRAGYDWLYLKWDCVNHLEFDDAAYQNLINNYKRLQWQTDSSDCSSTYLKEIIRVAPDDSHKWIIDGILSMVAGTNSSNSSHKG; encoded by the coding sequence GTGAAGCATGCTTTAGCTATTATCCTGGTTGGATTGGTTTTGATCTTTTGCTCTCCCCTGAAGGCTCTTAGCGAATCGGAGACTGTGGTAGCAGCCGATGATATAATGATCAAAATGAGGCTGGGCTTGCCAGTGGAGTACGAAAATGCGGTCATAAAAGGAAACCTTACATCTGACCGGCTGGGTATGACTGCCAAGCAGATCTTGCGCATCCCCTTTGAGGTGAAGATGCCGCCATCCAAGCAGATGCAGGTCAATTCATCTGTCGTGATCAAAAATTCCATTATATGCGGCAGAGTGGACTTTAACAACACACAATTTCATAAGCAGGTCCGCTTCGTGAATGTGTTTTTTGTCGAATATGCATTATTTGTAAACTCAACTTTCAATGACGATGCTGCATTTGATCATTCTATATTTTTAAAGGAAGGAAGCTTCGAAGGATCAAGGTTTGACGGCAAGGCGAATTTCTTCCAAACCCGTTTCAACAGGCCGGCATCATTTGATGGCGCTAAATTTGGCGGCGTTGCTGATTTCTCCCTCGCCCAGTTCCACTCAGTTGGCAATTTCGCCTCCAGCCAATTCTCATCTGATGCCCTCTTTGATAAAACAGATTTTAAAGGAGAAGCCAAATTCATAGCATCTCAGTTCAATCAGGATGTGGAATTCAATGGAACAAGATTCGAAAAAGAGACCTCATTTGAGGGTGCAAAATTCTCCGGGTCTGCTCAATTTTCTGAATCTGTATTCAACGAATCTGTTGACCTCAATTCAGTTCAGTTAGAAAAGGAGGTTCGATTTGATCGGACTCAATTCGAGGGTCCGGCATTCTTCGCAAAGGCCAAGTTTGATGATTTGGTCGAGTTCGGCGACTGTAATTTCCTTAAAAACGCCACCTTCAAAGAATCCGATTTCCAGGTTGATGCCATATTCAATAATACAACTTTTCTTGAACCAGCAGAATTCAGCGGAAGCAATTTCCTTGGATTTGCCGATTTTGGAGGTTCGAAGTTTTTATATGATGCTGATTTCAGCGATTCCATCTTCAGCGGTCCGGCCGACTTCAGCAGAACTGCGTTCAGCGATAGAGTCAATTTCTATAATACACAGTTTAAGAAAAATGTCCACTTCGAGAGCAGCCAGATCAATACCATCAATCTAACCAGAGCTGGATATGATTGGCTTTATTTAAAATGGGATTGCGTAAATCACCTTGAGTTCGATGATGCTGCTTACCAAAACCTCATTAACAATTATAAGAGACTTCAATGGCAGACAGATTCATCGGATTGCAGTTCAACTTACTTGAAAGAGATAATCAGGGTTGCGCCAGACGATAGCCATAAATGGATCATAGATGGCATATTATCGATGGTTGCAGGCACAAATTCAAGCAACTCCTCCCACAAAGGATGA
- a CDS encoding arsenite methyltransferase has translation MNDSEIKVLVKESYGKIARTEGSCCPTKGSCCGTLPPEEISKNIGYSEEEMNAVPQGANLGLGCGNPIALASIKEGETVLDLGSGAGFDSFLAANRVGPTGKVIGVDMTPEMINRARENAAIGGYSNVQFLPGELEDLPVEDNSVDIVISNCVINLVPDKKKAFMEAFRVLKPGGRLMVSDLVLRQELPLRIKNSIEGYIGCISGAVMKDAYLDAIRSAGFDEVAVIEESAFNRFADSVSSIKVRAIKPL, from the coding sequence ATGAACGATTCGGAAATAAAGGTACTGGTAAAGGAGAGCTACGGAAAAATTGCGAGAACGGAAGGCTCGTGCTGTCCCACCAAGGGCTCATGCTGTGGAACTCTTCCCCCAGAGGAGATCAGCAAGAATATCGGCTACTCAGAGGAAGAGATGAATGCCGTGCCTCAGGGAGCTAATCTGGGCCTGGGCTGCGGCAATCCAATCGCACTGGCATCGATAAAGGAAGGGGAGACTGTTCTTGACCTGGGCTCAGGGGCGGGATTCGACAGCTTCCTTGCCGCCAACAGGGTTGGACCGACAGGAAAGGTCATTGGAGTGGATATGACCCCGGAGATGATCAACAGGGCGAGAGAGAATGCAGCTATTGGAGGCTATAGCAATGTGCAGTTTTTGCCTGGCGAGCTGGAGGATCTTCCGGTTGAGGATAATAGCGTGGATATTGTCATCTCCAACTGCGTCATCAACCTGGTGCCCGACAAGAAGAAGGCTTTTATGGAGGCCTTCCGGGTGCTCAAACCCGGTGGCAGGCTGATGGTCTCAGATCTCGTCTTGCGCCAGGAGCTGCCTCTTCGCATAAAGAATTCGATCGAAGGCTATATAGGCTGTATCTCGGGAGCCGTTATGAAAGATGCCTATCTGGATGCGATAAGATCTGCAGGCTTCGACGAAGTCGCAGTTATTGAGGAATCCGCCTTCAACAGATTTGCTGATTCTGTATCCAGCATAAAGGTAAGGGCCATCAAGCCGCTATGA
- the hgcC gene encoding HgcAB-associated protein HgcC → MAVKSEDKACCLPGSMSSCRVESIVSVDERGQMVLPKDIRERAKIRPGDKLAVVSMEKDGKICCLSLIRVKELEGMVKSVLGPVIDDIFKK, encoded by the coding sequence ATGGCGGTTAAATCCGAAGACAAGGCCTGTTGCCTGCCGGGATCGATGAGCTCATGCCGGGTGGAATCCATAGTAAGCGTAGATGAGCGCGGGCAGATGGTTCTTCCCAAGGATATCCGGGAAAGAGCAAAGATCCGGCCGGGAGATAAGCTGGCAGTGGTGAGCATGGAGAAGGATGGCAAGATCTGCTGCCTATCATTGATCAGGGTAAAAGAGCTGGAGGGCATGGTGAAGTCTGTGCTCGGGCCGGTTATTGATGACATATTCAAGAAATAA
- a CDS encoding ArsR/SmtB family transcription factor, with the protein MPDSMNDEIIEESIDEDAICSLARLIGDEDRARSRTRMLMSLMKAIDIDGPEGEVEVFKAVADPCRLRIVKLLKEGELCVCEIMTALDKPQSTTSHHLSILREAGLVRERKDGKWSYYRLADSAVNEMIKQARELKKIK; encoded by the coding sequence ATGCCAGATTCGATGAATGATGAGATCATTGAGGAATCAATCGATGAGGATGCAATATGCAGCCTGGCCAGGCTCATCGGAGATGAGGATCGGGCGCGGTCGAGGACCAGAATGCTCATGTCACTGATGAAGGCGATCGACATTGATGGCCCGGAAGGAGAGGTGGAGGTCTTCAAGGCCGTTGCCGATCCCTGCAGGCTAAGGATTGTGAAGCTCTTGAAGGAAGGAGAGCTGTGCGTCTGCGAGATCATGACTGCTCTTGATAAGCCTCAGTCCACCACCTCCCATCATCTATCCATTCTCAGAGAGGCAGGACTGGTCAGAGAGCGAAAGGATGGCAAATGGTCCTATTACCGCCTGGCAGACAGCGCTGTCAATGAGATGATCAAGCAGGCCCGAGAGCTGAAGAAGATAAAATAA
- a CDS encoding permease, with product MFYDNLATAMSFFIEIAVELIVLFIGITFLVGLIQEYVPDETIKKALGGRHRILGSFLGAGFGALTPFCSCSTIPLLLGMLNAGVPFASAMAFLFASPLLNPVIISLFIILLGWKITALYFSVTFLAAIVIGLMLDSLGFAAQVKSVAAVRGCCDCEQAEDAKSRVQRSARFAFSLFRQLVPYLLLGAGIGAFIHGFVPTELISSIAGSGNPFAVPVAAIIGVPIYIRAETMIPIGLALIEKGMGTGAVLALVIGGAGASIPELTLLSAIFKRKMLAAFVLTIITIAVAVGYLANWLAL from the coding sequence ATGTTCTATGACAACCTAGCGACGGCTATGAGCTTTTTCATAGAGATTGCAGTAGAATTGATAGTATTATTCATAGGGATAACCTTTCTCGTGGGCCTGATCCAGGAGTATGTGCCTGATGAAACCATAAAGAAGGCCCTGGGTGGGCGGCACAGAATTCTGGGCAGCTTTCTGGGAGCAGGTTTTGGTGCGCTAACTCCATTTTGCTCCTGCTCGACCATTCCGCTCCTCCTGGGGATGCTCAATGCGGGCGTGCCCTTCGCATCTGCAATGGCATTCCTGTTTGCCTCGCCCCTGCTCAATCCGGTGATAATATCCCTGTTCATCATCCTCCTGGGCTGGAAGATAACTGCTCTCTACTTTTCCGTCACCTTCCTGGCGGCAATCGTAATCGGCCTGATGCTTGACAGTCTGGGATTCGCAGCACAGGTTAAATCCGTGGCCGCGGTGAGAGGCTGCTGCGACTGTGAGCAGGCTGAGGATGCAAAATCGAGAGTGCAGCGCTCGGCAAGATTCGCTTTCAGCCTATTCCGCCAGCTCGTACCCTATCTCCTCTTGGGAGCGGGCATTGGTGCCTTCATTCATGGATTCGTGCCCACGGAGCTGATATCAAGCATCGCCGGATCGGGAAATCCCTTTGCTGTTCCCGTGGCGGCAATCATAGGCGTCCCCATCTACATCCGGGCGGAGACCATGATCCCCATCGGCCTGGCCCTCATAGAGAAAGGGATGGGCACGGGAGCGGTGCTGGCCCTGGTCATCGGCGGAGCGGGCGCGAGCATCCCTGAGTTGACCCTCCTTTCCGCCATATTCAAAAGGAAGATGCTGGCAGCCTTTGTGCTCACCATCATCACAATAGCGGTTGCGGTCGGATATCTGGCCAACTGGTTGGCATTGTGA
- a CDS encoding arsenate reductase ArsC, producing MKSDSASSSAGKKKVLFLCTHNSARSQMAEGLLRAMYGDRYEAYSAGVDPTAVDPRAVRAMSEIGIDISGQRSKSTQEFLDTVFDQAVTVCDRARQACPICSTEIELPARTPRAREVIHRSFLDPAATRGSKEEEMQAFRKVRDEMKDWISQTFGDDGRTLFSP from the coding sequence ATGAAATCAGACTCTGCTTCCAGTTCGGCAGGAAAAAAGAAAGTCCTGTTCCTGTGCACTCACAACTCCGCCCGCTCCCAGATGGCGGAGGGGCTCCTGCGGGCCATGTACGGCGATCGATATGAGGCCTATAGCGCCGGGGTTGATCCAACGGCAGTCGACCCCCGCGCGGTGCGGGCTATGAGCGAGATCGGCATTGATATCTCCGGCCAGCGCTCCAAATCCACCCAGGAATTTCTGGATACGGTCTTCGACCAGGCGGTCACAGTATGCGACCGGGCCAGACAGGCCTGCCCCATCTGCAGCACAGAGATTGAGCTTCCCGCCCGGACGCCTCGAGCTAGAGAGGTCATCCACAGAAGCTTCCTGGATCCGGCGGCTACAAGAGGATCGAAGGAAGAGGAGATGCAGGCCTTCAGAAAAGTGAGAGATGAGATGAAGGATTGGATCTCTCAGACCTTTGGGGATGACGGCAGGACTCTTTTTTCGCCCTAA
- a CDS encoding ferredoxin, which translates to MINVSIDREGCISCGQCWGDCPDLFDESEQDGKSQIAEKFRIAGKLDEGVAFEDQEECAKKVAEECPSQVIGVSPPAMGFDPI; encoded by the coding sequence ATGATCAATGTATCAATCGATAGAGAGGGCTGCATAAGCTGCGGTCAGTGCTGGGGGGACTGCCCCGATCTCTTCGATGAGAGTGAACAGGATGGCAAGAGTCAAATCGCCGAGAAGTTCCGCATAGCTGGGAAGCTGGATGAGGGAGTCGCTTTTGAGGATCAAGAGGAATGCGCAAAGAAGGTGGCAGAGGAGTGTCCCTCTCAGGTGATAGGCGTGAGCCCTCCGGCAATGGGCTTCGATCCCATCTGA
- a CDS encoding dsDNA nuclease domain-containing protein, with amino-acid sequence MSTKTRKRDAQADEEVISSDIDAIFRARYHGAANIRGIKYQILYSVLRAFDLYADDNAYGSIRLEGIEDLDLLGLRLEDEYIQVKTSQEPWKWSQLKSYKNSKGPIENFLEIYRLNPNCHFVLVVNFQLKGDLEKLAQIESLPPRDKKIIEEMFRKLCHQIGASTTEADALASRLCIVSMSEDQIWRKLRPAVADSFNIGSEAVETYISALVAKFLDWAKDRKTINRTDLEGVRANVGEPLSREVEWQGYGRGLIDRISWDSDANIEDFFEGKRTRQGHIASNVDVRRPIWLERIDKAINSSKICILRSSSGQGKSSLLYRYAYEKWPAENTFILRVAESQEHVELIRDHLRFRANLGVPIFLLIDNAGWSTRFWPFVAQECAALGVQVLISVRNEDWHRFARECLTNYEIIEPILILDEAQQIFEAFRSKGRLHESISSPEWAYEKIGEPHLLMEYVYLLTHGHMLEERLRDQLKQFSEQGEDPAKVEILRRISLADSLGAPVAVDKLLVDIQLTDDPQQVLMSLSGEYIDLVDGILTGLHWVRSDHLTHILHEGYPNPCKTALAVFGAIPLERIPVFVSNALSKDDLDKELFMNGLIEKAKENDLNIILAIVDGIFEAGERKFFQVNQSLFDEAYELFGPSGILPLILKFAPVIKVDILTKMIGILGENKENFKKLTEIASQIVESDRGLDLVRDFLNYIILDIPSKKLQETPDDMGRLFDWCSLCNIHVSTWTNIFDNYISDMKIFNYSLDAFSIFAQGFYRYDGPAYMKWFSQNKENILGYLKLHVNCIELNVSDDTLYIEFFTDSDESQSINEQAVQRFNKLRSSIPFCESYQSQGIWFLPSGLTPSIDDSRKNIPKGNLPFKSDIEKNLIWKHIVDNYYLSDSYYIYEKSWYNLRNDGLCFVKAFSKGLQNILVGKKFDFQKAFDGGKLPDRLMDLLRYLPDPPSQAPVHLSKALKGTTNKWSTSLQNFLLQIFEYFQDVRKQRIGRLAVHNFLCAVKYLPEMHSIFNQLFENVPDYFDVSELDISEVKNYEILADLLDVWIIEPPKTPQRNIMQYIRKRRQQKRQEMLNRIQDVNAHLKEYGMIIIPPIDAYIKHPLCYMPLAFSVKDPIYPEASLDIVIEAISDVKDIADIFYLVPIHEGVRFLEGGYQISSNQITKFNEGQLTNWEAFALQELSEDILRCLPALPFCPSVRLQIRASITSLLIGMIVFIEQKDKIETLRTSENQFEVKLYDRHKSRLIEIQADFGIAACKIMDYLKAEYSSLQEDIDFKTLIGFLKITEEASQKDSIDTLFVSGDFNAGNILNATEQLLQK; translated from the coding sequence ATGTCTACTAAAACAAGAAAAAGAGATGCACAGGCTGACGAGGAGGTCATAAGTTCAGATATTGACGCGATTTTTAGAGCACGTTACCACGGAGCGGCAAATATTAGAGGTATCAAGTATCAAATACTGTATTCTGTTCTTCGCGCTTTTGACCTCTACGCTGATGATAATGCGTATGGATCGATTAGACTTGAGGGAATTGAAGATTTGGATCTTCTTGGATTGCGTTTAGAGGATGAATACATCCAAGTCAAGACCTCACAAGAACCGTGGAAGTGGAGCCAGCTTAAAAGTTATAAAAATTCTAAAGGTCCAATTGAGAATTTTCTAGAAATTTATCGGTTAAATCCAAATTGTCATTTCGTTCTCGTGGTGAATTTTCAGCTAAAAGGTGACCTAGAAAAATTGGCTCAAATAGAGTCTCTGCCACCAAGAGATAAAAAAATTATTGAGGAAATGTTTCGTAAATTGTGCCATCAAATAGGGGCATCTACCACTGAAGCCGACGCTCTTGCTAGCAGATTATGCATCGTCTCGATGTCAGAAGATCAAATTTGGAGGAAACTTAGACCTGCCGTAGCTGACTCTTTTAATATAGGAAGCGAAGCAGTTGAAACTTACATCTCGGCGCTTGTCGCCAAATTTCTGGATTGGGCCAAGGATCGAAAGACGATAAATCGCACGGATCTTGAGGGTGTTCGAGCGAACGTTGGGGAACCTTTGTCACGAGAGGTGGAGTGGCAAGGATACGGACGTGGTCTTATTGATAGAATCTCATGGGATTCAGATGCGAATATCGAGGATTTCTTTGAAGGAAAGAGAACAAGACAGGGGCATATTGCATCTAACGTTGATGTTAGACGGCCAATTTGGCTTGAAAGAATTGATAAGGCAATCAATTCCTCAAAGATTTGTATCCTTCGATCTTCAAGCGGACAAGGCAAATCATCACTTTTATATCGGTATGCATACGAAAAATGGCCAGCGGAAAACACCTTTATTCTTCGAGTTGCCGAATCACAGGAACACGTTGAGCTTATTCGTGATCACCTTCGTTTCAGAGCGAATCTGGGCGTGCCTATTTTTCTTCTAATTGATAATGCTGGATGGAGCACGCGATTTTGGCCATTCGTCGCACAGGAATGTGCCGCTTTAGGAGTTCAGGTTTTGATATCAGTACGCAATGAAGATTGGCATCGTTTTGCAAGGGAGTGTTTGACAAATTACGAGATAATTGAGCCAATTTTGATTCTAGATGAAGCACAACAAATTTTCGAGGCATTTCGATCAAAAGGGAGACTCCACGAATCGATCAGCTCACCTGAATGGGCTTATGAGAAAATTGGTGAGCCCCACTTATTAATGGAATATGTTTACTTGCTCACACATGGTCACATGCTTGAAGAACGACTTCGGGATCAATTAAAGCAATTCTCCGAACAAGGCGAGGATCCCGCCAAAGTTGAAATATTGCGAAGAATATCACTGGCAGATTCGCTTGGAGCACCCGTCGCAGTTGACAAATTGTTGGTAGACATTCAGTTAACGGATGATCCGCAACAGGTATTGATGTCTCTTTCCGGGGAGTACATTGATTTAGTGGACGGAATTCTTACTGGCCTTCACTGGGTTCGTTCAGATCACCTCACTCATATACTCCATGAAGGATATCCAAATCCTTGCAAGACAGCTCTGGCAGTTTTTGGAGCTATTCCACTTGAACGCATTCCTGTATTTGTCTCCAATGCTTTAAGCAAAGACGACTTGGATAAAGAACTATTTATGAATGGTCTGATTGAAAAAGCAAAGGAAAATGATCTCAATATTATTTTAGCCATTGTTGATGGAATCTTCGAAGCGGGAGAACGTAAATTCTTTCAAGTAAATCAAAGCTTGTTCGACGAGGCATACGAGTTATTTGGTCCTAGCGGTATTTTACCATTAATTTTAAAATTTGCTCCAGTCATCAAGGTAGACATATTAACCAAGATGATCGGGATTCTTGGTGAGAATAAAGAAAATTTCAAAAAGTTAACAGAGATTGCGTCTCAAATCGTTGAATCAGACAGAGGCCTCGATTTAGTCAGGGATTTCTTAAATTATATCATACTAGACATCCCATCAAAAAAACTGCAAGAAACTCCTGATGATATGGGTCGCTTGTTTGACTGGTGTTCGTTATGCAATATCCACGTTTCAACTTGGACAAATATTTTTGACAATTACATCTCAGACATGAAAATATTTAATTATTCATTAGACGCATTTTCCATCTTTGCGCAGGGATTTTATCGATACGATGGACCCGCATATATGAAATGGTTTTCACAAAATAAAGAGAATATTCTGGGCTATCTTAAACTTCATGTTAATTGTATTGAATTGAATGTTTCAGACGATACGCTTTACATCGAATTCTTCACTGATTCAGATGAAAGTCAAAGTATCAATGAACAGGCAGTACAGCGTTTCAATAAGTTGAGATCTAGTATTCCTTTTTGTGAAAGTTATCAATCTCAGGGCATTTGGTTCTTGCCATCTGGCCTAACGCCATCCATTGACGATTCTCGAAAAAATATCCCCAAAGGGAATCTGCCATTCAAATCTGATATTGAAAAGAATTTGATATGGAAACACATAGTAGATAATTACTATCTATCGGATAGCTATTATATATATGAAAAATCTTGGTATAATCTCCGAAATGATGGCTTGTGTTTTGTAAAGGCCTTCTCAAAAGGTTTACAGAATATCCTTGTGGGCAAAAAATTTGACTTTCAAAAGGCCTTCGACGGAGGAAAACTCCCAGACAGATTGATGGACTTGCTGAGATATTTGCCAGATCCTCCTTCTCAGGCTCCGGTGCATTTGAGCAAGGCGCTTAAAGGAACTACCAATAAGTGGTCAACTAGTTTACAAAATTTCCTATTACAAATATTTGAATATTTCCAGGATGTACGTAAACAAAGAATAGGACGATTGGCAGTCCATAATTTCCTATGTGCCGTCAAATATCTTCCGGAGATGCACAGCATCTTTAATCAGCTTTTTGAGAATGTACCCGACTATTTTGACGTCAGTGAGTTGGATATTTCTGAAGTAAAGAACTACGAAATCCTCGCCGATCTACTAGATGTTTGGATAATAGAACCACCCAAGACGCCACAACGAAATATTATGCAATATATTAGGAAAAGAAGACAGCAAAAGAGACAGGAAATGCTCAATCGCATCCAGGATGTAAACGCTCATCTCAAAGAATACGGCATGATCATCATACCCCCTATCGATGCATATATAAAACATCCTCTTTGTTACATGCCGCTGGCATTTTCCGTAAAGGATCCAATCTACCCAGAAGCTTCACTGGATATCGTTATTGAAGCGATTTCGGACGTCAAAGATATTGCTGATATTTTCTATCTAGTGCCGATACATGAGGGTGTTCGTTTCCTTGAGGGTGGGTACCAAATCAGCTCAAACCAAATTACAAAATTTAATGAAGGGCAACTCACAAACTGGGAGGCTTTTGCATTACAGGAACTCTCTGAAGATATATTGAGATGCCTTCCTGCCTTGCCCTTCTGTCCATCTGTGAGGCTGCAAATTAGAGCAAGTATAACCTCATTGCTCATTGGAATGATAGTGTTTATTGAGCAAAAGGACAAGATTGAGACACTAAGGACATCTGAAAATCAATTTGAAGTTAAATTGTATGATCGCCATAAATCGCGACTTATTGAAATACAAGCGGATTTTGGCATTGCGGCATGCAAGATAATGGATTATCTGAAAGCCGAATATTCATCCCTGCAGGAAGACATAGACTTTAAGACATTGATAGGATTTCTTAAAATCACAGAAGAAGCTTCACAGAAGGATTCCATTGATACGCTATTTGTGTCTGGTGACTTTAATGCAGGTAATATTTTGAATGCTACGGAGCAATTGCTGCAAAAATGA